Proteins found in one Paenibacillus borealis genomic segment:
- the flhA gene encoding flagellar biosynthesis protein FlhA — MMILPIPVWLLDVLLIVNISIALTIILVAMNTKDPLQFSIFPSLLLITTLFRLALNISTTKLILGDGHAGEVVATFGSWIAGGQIAIGFIVFLILVVVQFIVITKGSERVAEVGARFTLDAMPGKQMSIDADLNAGMINEQQARERRRNVEREADFFGAMDGASKFVKGDAIASIIILLINLIGGFIIGMTIHGMSFQDALSTYSILTIGDGLVSQIPALLISTASGLIVTRAASEGNLAEDLTGQLLSYPKLLYIVAVTIAFLGFFTPITVMSTLPLAGLMAYAAYSMGQKASRQQIADEQLVEEKQIEEVRSPESVINLLTVDPIEFEFGYGLIPLADTGQGGDLLDRIIMIRRQCALEMGLVVPVIRIRDNIQLKPNEYVIKIKGNNVGGGELLLNHYLAMSPGYDDESINGIETIEPSFGLPALWIDESVKERAELSGYTVVDPPSVVATHLTELIKRHGHELLGRQETKQLVDNLRENYPVLVDELIPSILAVGDIQKVLGKLLREKISIRDLVTIFETLADYGTYTKDPDILTEYVRQSLSRQITQQFSQSGETLRVITVGPTLEKKITESVQQTEQGSYLALDPVSTQTVYQRLTEQINRLLQSGQQPIVLTSPTIRMYLRQVIERTMQDIPVLSYSELEPNIEIQSVGVVNL; from the coding sequence ATGATGATTCTGCCCATCCCTGTCTGGCTTCTGGATGTACTGTTAATTGTCAATATCTCAATAGCTCTGACCATTATACTGGTCGCAATGAATACGAAGGATCCGCTGCAATTTTCGATTTTCCCTTCATTACTCTTAATCACTACACTGTTTCGGTTAGCCTTGAATATCTCCACCACCAAACTGATTCTTGGTGATGGTCATGCCGGTGAGGTGGTAGCTACATTCGGAAGCTGGATTGCAGGTGGACAAATCGCTATCGGTTTCATCGTCTTCCTGATTCTGGTTGTTGTGCAGTTCATTGTTATCACCAAAGGCTCTGAGCGCGTTGCCGAGGTGGGGGCACGCTTTACACTGGATGCGATGCCCGGTAAACAAATGAGTATCGATGCGGATCTGAATGCAGGGATGATCAATGAGCAGCAGGCGCGCGAACGCCGGCGTAATGTTGAACGCGAAGCGGATTTCTTCGGAGCCATGGATGGTGCGAGTAAATTCGTTAAAGGTGACGCCATTGCCAGTATTATCATCCTGCTGATCAATCTGATCGGCGGCTTTATTATCGGGATGACGATTCACGGAATGTCCTTCCAGGATGCACTTTCGACCTACTCTATACTGACGATCGGGGATGGTCTGGTCAGCCAGATTCCTGCACTGCTCATTTCCACAGCTTCCGGTCTAATCGTAACCCGTGCAGCTTCGGAAGGTAATCTGGCTGAGGATTTGACAGGACAACTGCTGTCTTATCCAAAGCTGCTTTACATTGTAGCTGTGACGATTGCTTTTCTGGGCTTCTTCACCCCAATCACGGTGATGTCTACATTGCCTCTGGCGGGTCTGATGGCTTATGCGGCCTACAGCATGGGGCAGAAGGCCAGCAGGCAGCAGATTGCCGATGAACAGCTGGTAGAGGAGAAGCAGATTGAAGAAGTGCGCAGTCCCGAAAGTGTCATTAATCTGCTGACGGTTGACCCGATCGAGTTCGAATTCGGCTATGGCCTGATCCCTTTGGCGGATACGGGACAGGGCGGCGATCTGCTCGACCGAATCATCATGATTCGACGGCAATGTGCGCTTGAAATGGGTCTAGTCGTGCCGGTTATTCGTATACGCGACAATATTCAACTAAAACCGAATGAATATGTCATCAAAATTAAAGGAAATAACGTTGGCGGCGGTGAATTATTACTTAATCACTATCTTGCCATGAGTCCCGGTTATGATGACGAGTCGATTAACGGGATTGAGACTATCGAACCATCCTTTGGATTACCTGCGCTATGGATTGATGAATCAGTTAAGGAACGGGCGGAGTTATCCGGCTATACCGTAGTGGATCCTCCTTCTGTTGTGGCCACACACCTGACAGAGCTAATCAAACGTCACGGGCATGAACTGCTCGGGCGTCAGGAGACCAAGCAGCTGGTCGACAATCTCAGGGAGAATTATCCCGTTCTGGTGGACGAACTTATTCCTTCCATACTGGCAGTTGGTGATATTCAGAAAGTACTTGGCAAGCTGCTCCGTGAGAAGATTTCCATCCGGGATCTGGTTACGATCTTCGAGACTCTGGCGGATTATGGCACGTATACCAAGGATCCTGATATTCTGACGGAATATGTCCGGCAATCCCTGTCCAGGCAGATTACGCAGCAATTCTCCCAATCGGGTGAGACATTGCGTGTAATTACTGTAGGTCCCACACTTGAGAAGAAGATTACTGAGAGTGTTCAACAGACGGAGCAAGGCAGTTATTTGGCGCTTGATCCTGTATCTACTCAAACCGTCTATCAACGGCTTACCGAGCAGATCAACCGTCTCCTGCAATCCGGACAGCAGCCCATCGTTTTGACATCTCCGACCATTAGAATGTACCTGCGGCAGGTCATTGAACGGACGATGCAGGATATCCCGGTATTGTCTTACAGCGAGCTCGAGCCAAATATTGAAATTCAAAGCGTTGGGGTGGTGAATTTATGA
- the flhB gene encoding flagellar biosynthesis protein FlhB produces MAKPKRYQLNLQLFGGDKTEKATPKKRQDARKKGQVAKSAEMSGAVVLFSALLSLSIFGGFMKERFVKLFTDVFQNRMMMEVTPENVSTLFNQYGLQILILLAPLLGITFLLALVANFAQVGFMASGAGITPKFEKINPIKGFKNIFSMRSFVEFLKSIFKLVLIAYLVYSTLWGEKESFASLAHVNAEGVFGFAAKLTMSLGIKIAAALFIMAVLDYIYQKYEHEKSLKMSKQDIKDEYKKMEGDPIIKGKIRERQRRMAMQRMMQEVPKADVIITNPTHFAVALKYDGSKMEAPQIIAKGQDYVALRIRELAKEHGVVTMENKPLARALFQRAEIGDVVPADLFQAVAEVLAYVYKLKGKRR; encoded by the coding sequence TTGGCTAAGCCGAAACGATATCAATTAAATCTTCAGCTGTTCGGGGGAGATAAGACTGAGAAAGCCACCCCGAAGAAACGGCAGGACGCCCGCAAGAAAGGGCAGGTTGCCAAAAGCGCGGAGATGTCCGGCGCAGTGGTGCTGTTCTCGGCATTATTGTCGCTGAGCATTTTCGGCGGTTTCATGAAAGAACGCTTTGTCAAGCTGTTCACAGATGTGTTTCAGAACCGGATGATGATGGAAGTAACACCGGAGAATGTCTCTACGCTGTTTAACCAGTACGGGCTGCAGATTCTGATTCTGCTGGCTCCCCTGCTGGGCATCACCTTCCTTCTGGCGCTTGTGGCCAACTTCGCGCAGGTGGGTTTTATGGCTAGCGGTGCAGGGATTACACCTAAGTTCGAGAAGATCAATCCGATCAAAGGCTTCAAGAATATTTTCTCCATGCGTTCGTTTGTCGAATTCCTTAAATCCATCTTCAAGCTGGTACTGATTGCGTACTTGGTCTACAGCACACTTTGGGGGGAGAAGGAGAGCTTTGCTTCCCTGGCGCATGTAAATGCGGAAGGAGTGTTCGGCTTCGCTGCGAAGCTGACTATGAGCCTTGGCATCAAGATTGCAGCGGCTCTTTTTATAATGGCCGTACTCGACTATATCTATCAGAAATACGAGCATGAGAAAAGTCTGAAAATGTCCAAACAGGACATTAAGGATGAGTACAAAAAGATGGAGGGCGACCCCATCATAAAAGGTAAAATCAGGGAACGCCAGCGCAGAATGGCGATGCAGCGGATGATGCAGGAGGTCCCTAAAGCCGATGTAATCATCACGAACCCGACCCACTTTGCGGTTGCCCTGAAGTATGACGGTTCCAAAATGGAGGCTCCGCAGATTATAGCCAAGGGCCAGGATTATGTGGCGCTCCGTATCAGGGAGCTGGCCAAGGAGCATGGTGTTGTGACTATGGAGAATAAGCCGCTGGCACGGGCGCTATTCCAGAGAGCGGAAATCGGTGATGTGGTTCCGGCCGATTTGTTCCAGGCTGTTGCCGAAGTGCTGGCCTATGTATACAAGCTTAAAGGTAAGAGGAGATAA
- the fliR gene encoding flagellar biosynthetic protein FliR produces the protein MNIETLLQSFPVFLLIFCRITAFFVVVPVFSSQSVPTTFKIGLSFFVSMVIFSSGGMNVTVPQDLNFILLIVREALIGLLLGFIAYLMFMTIQTAGSFIDIQIGFGIANVIDPMTGASAPIIGNFKYMIALLLFLTMNGHHYLLDAIVYSYKWVPIDNDLFLKMIDGSLSEFLVRTFAQSFMLAFQMSAPLVTALFLTDVGLAFLARTAPQYNVFVIGVPLKIIVGLALLLILMPGLAVLFQNLFDIMFESMHNLLGLVGKSP, from the coding sequence ATGAATATAGAGACCCTGCTGCAAAGTTTTCCTGTCTTTCTGCTGATTTTTTGTCGAATTACAGCCTTTTTTGTTGTCGTCCCTGTCTTTTCTTCGCAAAGTGTGCCGACAACTTTCAAAATTGGTTTGTCTTTTTTTGTATCTATGGTCATCTTCAGTTCAGGCGGGATGAACGTCACCGTTCCGCAGGATCTTAATTTTATTCTGCTGATTGTCAGAGAAGCTTTAATCGGGCTGCTGCTTGGATTTATCGCCTATCTGATGTTCATGACGATTCAGACGGCGGGTTCCTTTATCGATATTCAGATCGGGTTTGGTATCGCCAACGTAATCGACCCGATGACAGGCGCCTCTGCTCCTATCATAGGTAACTTCAAGTATATGATTGCGCTGCTGCTGTTTCTGACGATGAACGGACATCACTATTTGCTGGATGCAATTGTTTACAGTTACAAATGGGTGCCTATCGACAATGACTTATTCCTCAAAATGATCGACGGAAGCTTGTCGGAATTTCTGGTCCGCACTTTTGCACAATCTTTTATGCTGGCCTTTCAAATGTCGGCACCGCTGGTTACCGCATTATTTCTTACGGATGTCGGTCTTGCCTTCCTGGCGAGAACTGCTCCGCAATATAATGTGTTCGTCATCGGAGTTCCGCTCAAAATCATTGTTGGTCTGGCGCTACTTCTTATACTGATGCCGGGGCTGGCTGTGCTGTTCCAGAATCTCTTCGACATTATGTTTGAGTCCATGCATAACTTACTTGGCCTCGTGGGGAAGAGTCCTTAG
- the fliQ gene encoding flagellar biosynthesis protein FliQ: MNAEFIIGLAGQAVYLVLETSAPMLILGLVVGLIVSIFQATTQIQEQTLAFVPKIVAVLLALLLFGPWIITKLVDFTSQILGSLYMYIG; encoded by the coding sequence ATGAATGCGGAGTTTATTATCGGTCTAGCCGGCCAAGCCGTATATTTGGTGCTGGAAACCAGCGCCCCCATGCTGATTCTTGGTCTGGTGGTAGGACTGATCGTCAGTATTTTTCAAGCCACAACCCAGATTCAGGAGCAAACCCTGGCGTTTGTTCCCAAAATCGTTGCCGTACTGCTCGCACTACTGCTGTTCGGTCCGTGGATTATAACGAAGCTGGTGGATTTCACCAGTCAAATCTTGGGCAGCCTCTATATGTATATCGGTTGA
- the fliP gene encoding flagellar type III secretion system pore protein FliP (The bacterial flagellar biogenesis protein FliP forms a type III secretion system (T3SS)-type pore required for flagellar assembly.): MKKKLILSLLLLGVFSIVLLHPVHADPIPNISIQVGDNDTASGGTSSISILLLVTVLSIAPSFLVLMTSFTRIVIVLGFVRTSLGTQQMPPNQVLVGLALFLTLFIMSPTLATVNETALQPYMKGTLTQSEALNKAQEPLKEFMFKQTNTKDLLLFMNYTGNNATVKPASYNDIPLTVMVPAFAIGEMKKAFTMGFMIFIPFLIIDIVVSSTLMAMGMMMLPPVMISLPFKIMLFVLVDGWYLVVKSLLLSFNT, encoded by the coding sequence ATGAAAAAAAAGCTGATTCTTTCTTTACTGCTTCTAGGTGTATTCAGTATTGTTCTTCTGCATCCGGTTCACGCCGATCCTATTCCTAACATCAGTATTCAGGTCGGTGATAATGATACGGCAAGCGGCGGTACGAGTTCAATTTCCATCCTGCTGCTGGTAACGGTGCTGAGCATTGCACCTTCATTTCTGGTGTTAATGACGAGTTTTACCCGGATAGTGATTGTGCTGGGGTTCGTAAGAACATCACTCGGCACGCAGCAAATGCCTCCGAACCAGGTGCTTGTAGGACTGGCTCTGTTCCTGACCCTGTTTATCATGTCGCCGACACTGGCAACCGTGAATGAAACGGCCTTACAGCCGTATATGAAAGGCACGCTGACCCAGAGCGAGGCGCTCAATAAAGCGCAGGAACCGCTGAAGGAATTTATGTTCAAGCAGACCAATACCAAGGACCTGCTGCTGTTCATGAACTATACCGGCAACAATGCTACGGTCAAACCGGCCAGCTACAATGATATTCCTTTGACTGTTATGGTGCCGGCGTTTGCGATCGGAGAGATGAAAAAAGCGTTTACGATGGGCTTTATGATTTTCATACCGTTTCTCATTATTGATATCGTAGTATCCAGTACGCTAATGGCCATGGGGATGATGATGCTGCCGCCGGTCATGATATCCTTGCCTTTCAAAATTATGCTCTTTGTGCTAGTGGACGGCTGGTACCTAGTAGTCAAATCACTGCTGCTAAGTTTTAACACCTGA
- a CDS encoding flagellar biosynthetic protein FliO, translating into MLANSGTLGDGSNALLNLLKVVFFLAVIVILIVLLIRFLGRRNQTMMSGRSIRTLGAMGLGPNKSIQIIELGGSLYLIGVGENISMMDKITDPAEVALIISAFEDQTSGTDSFMAPLITKIKSKLRGEVPSQEIELSETSSFYETLQSKLALAPERKEKLEELLRDDDLKNESRDL; encoded by the coding sequence ATGTTAGCCAATTCCGGAACGCTCGGAGACGGTAGTAATGCCCTGCTGAATTTGTTGAAAGTAGTTTTTTTTCTTGCAGTAATTGTCATTCTTATCGTGCTGCTGATCCGTTTTCTGGGACGCCGCAATCAGACAATGATGAGCGGCCGTTCCATCCGTACATTAGGTGCGATGGGGCTCGGTCCGAATAAGTCGATTCAGATCATCGAACTCGGCGGCAGCCTCTATCTGATCGGAGTCGGGGAGAACATATCCATGATGGACAAAATCACCGATCCGGCAGAAGTTGCGTTAATCATTTCCGCATTCGAAGATCAGACGTCAGGAACTGACAGCTTTATGGCACCGCTTATCACCAAAATCAAATCCAAGCTGCGCGGTGAAGTCCCATCCCAGGAAATTGAACTTAGTGAGACTTCGTCTTTCTATGAGACGCTGCAGTCCAAGCTTGCGCTTGCGCCTGAGCGTAAAGAGAAGCTCGAAGAACTGCTGCGGGATGATGACCTTAAGAATGAGTCGAGGGATTTATGA
- a CDS encoding response regulator: MANRILIVDDAAFMRMMIRDILSKNGFEVVGEAQDGSQAIEKFKELRPDLITMDITMPEMDGIAALKEIKKVDANAKVIMCSAMGQQAMVIDAIQAGAKDFIVKPFQADRVIEAINKTLGV, translated from the coding sequence ATGGCTAACCGAATTCTAATCGTGGACGATGCAGCATTTATGAGAATGATGATCCGGGACATTTTGTCGAAGAACGGATTTGAGGTAGTGGGTGAAGCCCAGGACGGTTCACAGGCTATAGAGAAATTTAAGGAACTGCGTCCGGATCTGATCACGATGGATATCACCATGCCTGAGATGGACGGAATCGCCGCCCTAAAAGAAATCAAAAAAGTGGATGCCAATGCCAAAGTCATCATGTGTTCAGCCATGGGTCAGCAGGCTATGGTCATTGATGCAATTCAAGCCGGGGCGAAGGACTTTATCGTGAAGCCTTTCCAGGCTGACCGTGTAATTGAAGCTATCAATAAAACGTTGGGTGTGTAG
- the fliY gene encoding flagellar motor switch phosphatase FliY, which translates to MTSKDYLSQEEIDALLRQSAEGNLAPSPKTVDDYLTPFEQDALGEIGNITFGSAATALSTLLGKKVDITTPKVSIITRSEFEEAFPKPHVAVHVQYVDGFQGINSLVIKIRDAQVIADLMLGGEGEPKDEELNEIHISAVQEAMNQMMGSSATSMSTIFNRFVNISPPGIDILNMSSGEGVGSLPDDETLIQISFRLKIGDLIDSTIMQLLPVPFAKDMVTMLLGDVSQADQEAAVTSTETPPKPAAAPEPAPAAPPVQQQMPAPDPGGIPPQYPPQGMPPYPGMPEGGYYYPPAGMPAYGMPGMPPYGMPPQGMPYPQAPPQNSAPNRNVNVQPVQFANLSAGAFGNIDENNLNLLMDIPLRVTVELGRTQKQIKDILEMSQGSIIELDKLAGEPVDILVNNKLIAKGEVVVIDENFGVRVTDIVSQWDRIQKLQ; encoded by the coding sequence TTGACGAGTAAAGATTATTTGTCCCAAGAAGAGATAGATGCTCTTCTTAGACAGTCTGCGGAAGGTAACCTGGCTCCCTCGCCGAAGACAGTGGATGATTACTTAACACCTTTTGAACAGGATGCTCTGGGAGAGATCGGTAATATCACATTTGGCAGTGCAGCGACTGCGCTGTCCACTCTGCTCGGCAAAAAGGTTGATATCACGACTCCTAAGGTATCCATTATTACCCGCAGTGAGTTTGAGGAAGCATTCCCTAAACCTCATGTCGCAGTTCATGTACAGTATGTGGACGGTTTCCAGGGGATCAATTCACTGGTCATCAAGATCAGGGATGCACAGGTCATTGCCGATTTAATGCTTGGCGGTGAAGGTGAACCCAAAGACGAGGAATTGAATGAAATTCATATCAGCGCCGTGCAGGAAGCCATGAATCAGATGATGGGCTCATCCGCTACTTCCATGTCGACTATATTTAACAGATTCGTCAATATTTCTCCTCCAGGCATTGATATTCTAAATATGTCCAGTGGAGAAGGGGTTGGAAGCCTGCCGGATGATGAAACATTAATCCAGATTTCGTTCCGGCTGAAAATCGGCGATTTGATCGATTCCACGATTATGCAGCTGCTGCCGGTGCCGTTCGCCAAAGACATGGTGACCATGCTATTGGGCGATGTCAGCCAGGCTGACCAGGAAGCGGCCGTTACGTCGACCGAAACACCTCCCAAACCCGCTGCAGCACCAGAACCTGCTCCAGCTGCACCTCCGGTACAGCAGCAGATGCCGGCACCTGACCCGGGAGGGATTCCGCCTCAATATCCGCCGCAGGGGATGCCGCCATATCCGGGAATGCCTGAAGGTGGCTATTATTATCCTCCTGCCGGTATGCCAGCCTATGGTATGCCGGGTATGCCGCCTTACGGAATGCCGCCTCAAGGAATGCCATATCCGCAGGCGCCGCCGCAGAATTCTGCACCTAATCGCAATGTGAATGTGCAGCCGGTACAATTTGCTAACCTCAGTGCAGGGGCTTTTGGCAATATTGACGAAAATAATTTAAATTTATTGATGGACATACCACTGAGAGTGACCGTAGAATTAGGAAGGACCCAGAAGCAGATCAAAGATATTCTGGAAATGTCGCAAGGTTCGATTATCGAACTGGACAAACTGGCGGGCGAGCCTGTTGACATTCTGGTTAACAACAAGCTCATTGCCAAAGGGGAAGTCGTAGTTATAGACGAAAACTTCGGTGTCCGCGTTACGGATATCGTCAGCCAGTGGGACCGTATACAAAAATTACAATAA
- the fliM gene encoding flagellar motor switch protein FliM yields MVDVLSQNEIDALLAALSSGEMDADELKKEETQKKIRSYDFKRAVRFSKDHIRSLTRIHDNFARYLTTYFSAQLRTFVQISVVQVEQLPYDEFIRSIPKMTILNIFEAEPLEGRMVMEVHPNIAFAMLDRLLGGFGTAPSKINALTEIETTIMERIFSRCFESLQEAWKTVLDIHPRMEALETNPQFMQIVSPNETIALISLSTKIGDTTGMINLCIPHVVLEPIMSRLSVHQWFVSEKKVRDEVELEAIRARVHRAQLPIVAELGESRLSIAEFLGLSVGDVISLNKTVDSGLSIKVGDKLKFIGSPGIIKERVAVQIDEIVSEGVEEFDE; encoded by the coding sequence TTGGTTGATGTACTATCACAAAATGAAATTGATGCTCTTCTTGCTGCACTATCATCCGGTGAAATGGATGCCGACGAACTTAAAAAAGAAGAAACCCAGAAAAAAATCCGCTCTTACGATTTCAAACGGGCCGTACGCTTCTCCAAAGATCATATCCGCAGTCTTACCCGGATCCATGATAACTTTGCCCGCTACCTTACAACATACTTTTCGGCCCAATTGCGCACTTTTGTACAAATCAGTGTCGTTCAAGTAGAGCAGCTCCCTTATGATGAGTTTATCCGCTCCATTCCCAAAATGACGATACTGAATATTTTTGAAGCCGAACCTTTAGAGGGCCGGATGGTCATGGAGGTGCATCCGAATATAGCCTTTGCCATGCTGGACAGACTGCTTGGCGGATTTGGTACAGCACCTTCGAAGATTAACGCCCTGACTGAAATCGAAACGACAATTATGGAGAGGATTTTCAGCAGATGTTTCGAAAGTCTCCAGGAAGCCTGGAAGACAGTTCTGGACATCCATCCACGGATGGAAGCACTGGAAACGAATCCGCAGTTTATGCAAATTGTATCGCCAAATGAAACGATTGCCCTTATCTCCCTCAGCACCAAAATCGGAGATACCACCGGGATGATCAACCTCTGTATCCCTCACGTTGTTCTTGAGCCGATTATGTCGAGGCTGTCTGTTCACCAGTGGTTTGTATCCGAGAAGAAGGTGCGGGATGAGGTTGAGCTTGAAGCCATCCGGGCAAGAGTCCACCGGGCTCAGCTTCCGATAGTAGCAGAGCTGGGTGAATCGAGGTTATCCATTGCTGAATTTCTCGGGCTCAGTGTCGGCGACGTGATTTCTCTTAACAAGACTGTGGATTCCGGACTGTCAATCAAGGTAGGGGACAAGCTGAAATTCATCGGAAGTCCTGGGATAATCAAAGAACGAGTGGCTGTGCAAATAGACGAGATTGTCAGCGAAGGGGTTGAAGAGTTTGACGAGTAA
- a CDS encoding flagellar basal body-associated FliL family protein yields MKKMMPWLITILLAITLIVVAAFLLMDKFFPSDANDVNQAVQNVEAKRLSADQIVELTAEITDIKTNLADPDYIVSINFAFQLDTATAKEEFEKIKEIKIKPLIIKALADTKPEELNGADGKDQLSSKLVNLINKTLTEGQLTQIEVTNFILAPM; encoded by the coding sequence ATGAAGAAGATGATGCCATGGCTCATTACGATTTTACTGGCGATTACACTTATTGTAGTAGCCGCATTTCTGCTAATGGACAAGTTTTTCCCGAGTGATGCGAATGATGTGAATCAGGCGGTCCAGAATGTGGAAGCTAAGAGGCTTTCTGCTGATCAGATCGTCGAATTGACAGCAGAAATCACCGATATCAAAACTAATCTTGCTGACCCCGATTATATCGTTTCAATAAACTTCGCGTTCCAGTTGGATACTGCCACGGCCAAGGAAGAATTCGAAAAGATTAAAGAAATCAAAATCAAACCGCTGATTATCAAGGCGCTTGCTGATACCAAGCCGGAAGAGCTGAACGGGGCTGACGGCAAGGATCAACTGAGCAGCAAGCTGGTGAATTTGATCAACAAGACCTTGACTGAAGGACAGCTTACACAGATTGAGGTCACCAACTTCATCTTGGCACCAATGTAG
- a CDS encoding flagellar FlbD family protein: protein MISVTRLNGAAMWLNALLVEMVEESPDTYITLVTGKRLIVLEKADEVIEKIKEYNRDIGTHAATIKVQSMEELS from the coding sequence ATGATTTCGGTAACAAGATTGAATGGGGCGGCAATGTGGTTAAATGCCCTGCTGGTTGAAATGGTTGAAGAATCCCCGGATACGTATATCACGCTCGTAACCGGCAAAAGGCTGATTGTGCTTGAAAAGGCTGATGAAGTCATTGAGAAGATCAAGGAATACAACAGGGACATAGGCACACATGCTGCCACCATTAAAGTCCAATCGATGGAGGAGCTTTCATGA
- the flgG gene encoding flagellar basal body rod protein FlgG produces MLRSMYSGVSGMRGFQTKLDVIGNNIANVNTIGFKSGRVMFKDIMSQTVSGVTAPVDGGQGGVNAKQIGLGVSIGSVDTMHLAGSAMTTNNPTDLRIDGDGFFLVKLSDDQETPFLTRAGDFHVDSNRNLITSDGLHVVSVDGESIQLPEEATAFSISSDGTIVQTMADGTTEQGVQIAVAKVSNPQGLEKIGGNLYRMTLNANAEGALEPTTANNAEVGTGSIVAGQLEMSNVDLTNEFTEMIVSQRGFQANSRIITTSDEVLQEVVNLKR; encoded by the coding sequence ATGTTAAGATCTATGTATTCAGGAGTTTCAGGTATGCGCGGGTTCCAGACCAAGCTGGACGTTATCGGTAACAATATTGCCAACGTCAACACCATCGGCTTCAAATCAGGCCGCGTAATGTTTAAAGACATCATGAGCCAGACGGTGTCAGGTGTTACAGCACCGGTTGATGGAGGACAAGGCGGGGTTAATGCCAAACAGATCGGTTTAGGGGTAAGCATTGGTTCTGTGGACACTATGCATTTGGCAGGTAGTGCAATGACAACTAATAATCCTACGGATCTGCGTATTGACGGCGACGGCTTCTTCCTGGTGAAACTCTCGGATGATCAGGAGACACCTTTCCTTACCCGTGCAGGAGATTTTCATGTGGATTCTAACCGCAATCTCATTACTTCCGATGGCCTTCATGTCGTGAGTGTGGATGGGGAATCCATACAATTGCCTGAAGAAGCTACCGCCTTCTCCATCTCAAGTGACGGTACCATTGTTCAGACTATGGCTGACGGAACGACTGAACAAGGGGTTCAAATCGCTGTCGCCAAAGTTAGCAACCCGCAAGGACTTGAGAAAATCGGTGGTAATCTGTACCGGATGACGTTGAATGCGAATGCAGAGGGAGCACTCGAGCCGACTACTGCCAACAATGCTGAAGTGGGAACAGGTTCAATCGTTGCCGGCCAGCTGGAAATGTCCAACGTCGATCTGACGAATGAATTCACTGAGATGATCGTATCACAGCGTGGTTTCCAGGCGAATTCACGTATTATTACAACTTCTGATGAAGTACTCCAGGAAGTTGTTAACCTCAAGCGTTAA
- a CDS encoding TIGR02530 family flagellar biosynthesis protein: MSDRLTIGQLYPASVHPSTLQRQQSAKSSVSSEASFESVLQKNMLKFSNHAAKRLEQRGIELGSRQLDQISSAVDKAAAKGSKESLILMKDMALIVSVANRTVVTAMDGNSMKDNVFTQIDSAVIIS; this comes from the coding sequence ATGAGCGACAGACTGACTATAGGCCAGCTGTATCCGGCGAGTGTACACCCTTCAACACTTCAGCGTCAGCAGTCAGCCAAGAGTTCTGTAAGCTCTGAAGCTTCATTTGAGAGTGTGCTGCAGAAGAATATGCTGAAGTTCAGCAATCATGCGGCGAAGCGGCTTGAACAGCGGGGGATCGAGCTTGGCAGCCGCCAGTTGGATCAAATCTCATCTGCGGTAGACAAGGCAGCTGCCAAGGGCAGCAAAGAATCACTGATCCTGATGAAGGACATGGCGTTAATCGTAAGTGTTGCTAACCGTACTGTAGTTACAGCTATGGATGGGAACTCGATGAAAGACAACGTATTTACACAGATAGACAGTGCAGTGATCATTTCTTGA